The proteins below come from a single Candidatus Kirkpatrickella diaphorinae genomic window:
- a CDS encoding septation inhibitor protein, with amino-acid sequence MRAYEARLGLKRKAIASQKAAEDEYVLWQQRINSLSERALDADLLDERSRAMLNLTEKNELVIPYGKNDRLY; translated from the coding sequence ATGCGCGCTTATGAGGCGCGCCTCGGCCTTAAGCGGAAAGCCATCGCCTCTCAGAAGGCGGCTGAGGATGAGTATGTTTTGTGGCAGCAGCGCATTAACAGTTTAAGTGAACGCGCCCTGGATGCGGATCTTCTCGATGAGCGCTCCCGTGCGATGCTGAATCTCACGGAGAAAAACGAACTCGTGATCCCTTACGGCAAAAACGACCGGCTCTATTAA
- a CDS encoding RsmB/NOP family class I SAM-dependent RNA methyltransferase, whose amino-acid sequence MTPKARLSSAIDLLCAIENHPRRPADATANQFFRDRRFIGGGDRRAISGIVWDVLRKWKRLHWHLTPIDGGASPRLLCAASLIFSGEAVSDVARLFDGDRFAQSPLSMREARGLEALAGRTLDDAAMPQDVRLEYPKFLEETLVARFGDRLEEEMRAMDAPAPLDLRVNLLKSDRASAKKNLAEEQIHVTETPLSPWGLRAPSRLSVTGTAAFKEGWIEIHDEGSQLIAACVDPQPGERIVDFCAGAGGKTLALAMLMENRGHITACDVSAPRLEGAVKRLRRAGVHNVERHIFTSGDKWVKRREGRFDRVLVDAPCSGSGTWRRNPDARIHLSRNDIEELVVKQARILDTAARLVRPGGRLVYATCSLLPAENEDQIAAFCQRHDAFSPTAPDSAHLPPHLRGEKQLSLTPATNHTDGFFAATLVRKDA is encoded by the coding sequence ATGACCCCTAAAGCACGTTTATCTTCTGCCATTGATCTCCTCTGCGCGATCGAAAATCACCCGCGCCGCCCGGCTGACGCCACGGCCAACCAGTTCTTCCGTGACCGTCGCTTTATTGGTGGCGGTGACCGGCGCGCAATTTCCGGCATTGTGTGGGACGTTCTGCGCAAGTGGAAGCGCTTGCATTGGCACCTGACCCCCATTGATGGCGGCGCGTCCCCCCGTCTTCTCTGCGCTGCATCGCTAATTTTCTCCGGTGAGGCGGTGTCGGATGTAGCGCGTCTTTTTGACGGGGATCGCTTCGCGCAATCTCCCTTATCCATGCGGGAGGCGAGAGGGCTGGAAGCCCTGGCCGGGCGCACATTGGATGATGCGGCCATGCCGCAGGACGTGCGGCTGGAATACCCGAAATTCTTGGAAGAGACGCTGGTCGCGCGTTTTGGTGACCGGCTGGAGGAAGAGATGCGCGCCATGGATGCGCCCGCCCCGCTCGACCTTCGGGTGAACCTCCTGAAATCTGATCGTGCTTCAGCAAAGAAAAATCTGGCGGAAGAGCAGATCCACGTCACAGAAACGCCTTTATCGCCCTGGGGCCTGCGCGCGCCGTCGCGCCTGTCCGTTACCGGTACGGCTGCCTTCAAGGAGGGTTGGATTGAAATCCACGATGAGGGCAGCCAGCTCATCGCAGCCTGTGTCGACCCGCAGCCGGGAGAGAGGATCGTTGATTTCTGCGCCGGGGCAGGCGGCAAGACGCTGGCCCTCGCCATGCTCATGGAAAATCGCGGTCATATCACCGCCTGCGATGTCTCCGCACCACGATTGGAAGGTGCGGTCAAAAGACTGAGGCGGGCAGGCGTTCACAATGTCGAGCGCCATATTTTCACATCCGGTGATAAATGGGTCAAAAGGCGGGAAGGGCGGTTTGATCGCGTGCTGGTGGACGCGCCCTGCTCAGGCTCCGGCACATGGCGGCGTAATCCTGATGCGCGGATTCACCTTTCCAGAAATGACATTGAGGAACTTGTCGTCAAACAGGCCCGGATCCTCGACACGGCTGCGCGGCTCGTCCGTCCGGGTGGGCGGCTTGTTTATGCCACATGCTCCCTCCTTCCGGCGGAGAATGAGGATCAGATTGCTGCATTCTGCCAGCGCCATGACGCCTTTTCACCGACCGCGCCGGATTCTGCGCACCTTCCGCCCCATCTGCGCGGAGAGAAGCAACTCAGCCTGACGCCCGCGACAAACCACACGGACGGTTTTTTCGCCGCGACTCTGGTAAGGAAAGACGCGTAA
- the eno gene encoding phosphopyruvate hydratase — protein sequence MSAIIDIVAREILDSRGNPTVEVDVELSSGAKGRAAVPSGASTGAHEAVELRDRDPSRHYGKGVTKAVAFANNEIRELLQGAESSDQIAIDNAINDLDGTDNKARFGANAILAVSLAVAKATAIELEVPLYRYLGGVNAHTLPVPMMNIINGGQHADNPIDIQEFMIQPIGAKSMSDAVRMGAEIFTCLRKNLAQSGHNTNVGDEGGFAPNLKSAEEALTFISQSVEAAGYRLGQEVTIALDCAATEFYKDNHYHLKGEGKVLDADGMISYLADLVAKFPAIRSIEDGLAEDDWAGWAEMTCRLGDKLQLVGDDLFVTNTERLAKGIESKTANAVLIKPNQIGTLTETLDAMELAHRNGYKCVMSHRSGETEDTTIADLAVATNCGQIKTGSLSRSDRIAKYNQLIRIESELDTAGFYAGQSIFK from the coding sequence GTGAGCGCCATTATCGATATCGTTGCGCGGGAAATTTTAGATAGCCGCGGTAACCCGACGGTTGAAGTTGACGTCGAACTCTCCTCCGGCGCGAAAGGTCGTGCGGCTGTTCCCTCAGGCGCGTCGACCGGTGCGCATGAGGCTGTTGAACTGAGAGACCGGGACCCGTCACGGCATTATGGTAAAGGCGTCACGAAAGCCGTTGCCTTCGCAAATAACGAGATCCGCGAGTTGCTTCAGGGTGCTGAATCATCTGATCAGATCGCGATCGATAACGCCATCAATGACCTTGATGGCACGGATAACAAAGCGCGTTTCGGTGCCAACGCCATATTGGCCGTCTCCCTAGCCGTTGCAAAGGCCACCGCGATTGAGCTTGAAGTGCCGCTTTATCGTTACTTGGGCGGCGTAAACGCCCACACGCTTCCCGTCCCGATGATGAACATCATCAATGGCGGCCAGCATGCTGACAACCCGATCGATATTCAGGAATTCATGATTCAGCCCATCGGGGCGAAATCAATGTCTGATGCTGTGCGTATGGGTGCCGAAATCTTCACCTGTCTGCGCAAAAATCTGGCCCAATCCGGGCATAACACGAATGTCGGGGATGAGGGTGGTTTTGCGCCAAACCTGAAATCCGCTGAGGAGGCGCTGACATTTATCAGTCAGTCTGTCGAAGCGGCGGGTTATCGCCTGGGTCAGGAAGTCACGATTGCGCTCGATTGCGCGGCGACAGAGTTTTACAAGGACAATCATTATCATCTGAAGGGAGAAGGCAAAGTTCTGGATGCTGATGGCATGATCAGTTATCTGGCGGATCTTGTCGCCAAATTCCCGGCAATTCGGTCGATTGAGGACGGGCTTGCTGAGGATGACTGGGCAGGTTGGGCTGAAATGACATGCCGCCTTGGTGATAAACTCCAGCTTGTCGGGGATGATCTTTTCGTCACCAATACTGAGCGCCTTGCCAAAGGCATTGAAAGTAAAACGGCAAATGCTGTCCTGATCAAACCCAACCAGATCGGCACGTTGACGGAAACGCTCGATGCCATGGAGCTGGCGCACCGCAACGGTTATAAATGCGTCATGAGCCATCGCTCAGGTGAGACGGAAGACACGACCATTGCTGACCTCGCCGTCGCGACAAATTGCGGCCAGATCAAAACAGGTTCTCTCTCCCGTTCGGACCGTATTGCCAAATATAATCAGTTGATCCGCATTGAGAGTGAGCTTGATACGGCTGGTTTTTACGCAGGTCAGTCCATCTTTAAATAA
- the lexA gene encoding transcriptional repressor LexA, with amino-acid sequence MLTRKQHQLLTFIDDYLHRTGFSPSFDEMKVAIGLHSKSGIHRLVTALEERGFIRRHHQRARALEVLKPPPRPADKIVPFSSHGLQGKANVSTLETSKNPPSGGSIEIPVYGRIAAGVPIEAVKDTGETAMVPTSMLGRGQYYALIVAGDSMEGAGIMDADTVIIQETPNAENGQIVVALIDGEEVTLKRLRKRGPSIALEAANPRYETRILPAERVTIQGVLTSLLRKY; translated from the coding sequence ATGCTTACACGGAAACAACACCAGCTTCTTACTTTCATCGATGATTATCTTCATCGCACGGGATTCTCTCCCTCATTTGATGAGATGAAGGTTGCAATCGGTCTCCATTCCAAATCCGGCATTCATCGCCTTGTGACAGCTCTGGAGGAGCGCGGTTTCATCAGGCGCCATCATCAACGTGCCCGGGCACTTGAGGTCCTGAAGCCCCCTCCCCGGCCCGCTGATAAGATTGTCCCGTTCTCATCGCATGGCCTTCAAGGTAAAGCGAACGTCTCGACGCTTGAAACCTCTAAGAATCCCCCATCAGGCGGGTCCATTGAAATCCCGGTTTACGGGCGGATCGCTGCCGGTGTCCCGATAGAGGCGGTGAAAGATACGGGCGAGACGGCTATGGTGCCGACCAGCATGCTAGGTCGAGGGCAGTATTACGCCCTCATCGTCGCCGGAGATTCGATGGAGGGCGCTGGCATCATGGATGCGGACACGGTGATTATCCAGGAAACGCCGAACGCGGAAAATGGCCAGATCGTTGTCGCGCTGATTGATGGTGAGGAAGTGACCTTGAAGCGTCTGCGTAAACGCGGCCCGTCCATCGCGCTGGAAGCTGCCAATCCACGTTACGAGACGCGTATTCTTCCGGCGGAGCGGGTGACGATACAAGGTGTGCTGACATCGCTGCTGCGGAAATATTAA
- the rpmG gene encoding 50S ribosomal protein L33, whose protein sequence is MAKTNVIQIRLVSTADTGYFYVTKKNARSAVGKMEVRKYDPVVRKHVTFREAKIK, encoded by the coding sequence ATGGCTAAGACAAACGTCATCCAGATTCGTCTCGTTTCGACAGCGGATACCGGATATTTCTACGTGACGAAGAAGAACGCGCGCTCCGCCGTTGGCAAGATGGAAGTGCGGAAATATGACCCGGTCGTCCGTAAGCACGTCACATTCCGGGAAGCAAAAATCAAGTAA
- a CDS encoding cation:proton antiporter — MATAILIGLCLTLGAGVAAQWVAWRFKLPAIVILFCLGLAFGPGLGILHPSESLGWLFRPLVSSLVAIIVFEGGLLLDFRQLQKAGDGVKRLIFLALPLSWGLGWAAAYEVGKMDWEVAALFGAIITVTGPTVVLPLLRLNKLSTRVAAFLRWEAIINDPIGAILAAVVLQIVVAPVPIGTQGFLRLTLPDLLASSALSVAAGILPAYGVRALFVRDLMPETLKTPLLLTLALLIFALCTTFMEGAGLIGATVFGMALTNLHVPGMAQLRRVKEALVSLVVAVLFILMTADLQRDVLTRLSFSIVALMLTVLFVVRPVAILLSTIRSDLTWQERLFVAWIAPRGIVAAAVAGAAGLRIADSGYSSADVIMPAIFAIIGGTMIFHGFSLRPLARVLGLTLSNEPVLMLVGASPWVSNLAATVHREKLPVLLVDYRSTALMPAARNGVPTLRAEVLSPFGQEALEERPGDYLIAATPDAIYNGLICAHLAPDMGRQRVFQISPGVSRMDFHHGLSRDARGRLMGEPSWNYSLFETLYKKNWRFRCFTVDEAILPSIGVNTARLDLFYVKKGVSITIYSTEDGPKLKPGTGDLLFSFVPQSLPAIQEFAGPPSATAETPTKDASS; from the coding sequence ATGGCCACTGCAATTCTGATAGGACTATGCCTGACACTCGGCGCCGGTGTCGCGGCGCAATGGGTGGCGTGGCGCTTCAAACTGCCCGCCATTGTCATACTTTTCTGCCTTGGACTGGCTTTCGGGCCGGGGCTGGGCATATTGCATCCGTCAGAATCTCTGGGTTGGCTCTTCCGGCCACTCGTCTCGTCTCTAGTCGCCATTATCGTTTTCGAGGGTGGCCTGCTCCTTGATTTCCGCCAGTTGCAGAAGGCGGGTGACGGCGTGAAGCGCCTGATCTTTCTGGCCCTGCCGCTCAGTTGGGGCCTTGGCTGGGCTGCCGCTTACGAAGTCGGGAAAATGGATTGGGAGGTGGCCGCTCTTTTCGGTGCGATCATCACCGTGACGGGCCCCACCGTCGTGCTGCCGCTTTTACGCCTCAACAAGCTCAGCACCCGCGTCGCCGCTTTCCTCAGATGGGAGGCGATCATCAATGACCCGATTGGCGCCATCCTTGCCGCCGTCGTGTTGCAGATTGTCGTCGCCCCCGTGCCGATCGGGACGCAAGGGTTTCTACGCCTGACCCTCCCGGACCTGCTGGCCTCCTCCGCCCTTTCCGTCGCGGCCGGGATCCTACCCGCCTACGGCGTGCGCGCGCTCTTCGTGCGGGACTTAATGCCGGAGACACTTAAAACCCCGCTCCTCCTGACGCTGGCATTGCTGATCTTCGCGCTGTGCACAACTTTCATGGAAGGTGCCGGACTGATTGGCGCAACCGTTTTCGGCATGGCGCTGACCAATCTGCATGTGCCGGGTATGGCACAATTAAGGCGGGTCAAGGAGGCGCTCGTTTCTTTGGTCGTTGCCGTGCTGTTCATCCTCATGACGGCGGATCTTCAACGTGACGTGCTGACGCGCCTGTCATTCTCCATCGTTGCGCTGATGTTAACGGTGTTGTTTGTTGTGCGGCCCGTCGCCATTCTGCTTTCAACCATTCGCTCCGACCTGACCTGGCAGGAACGCCTCTTTGTCGCCTGGATCGCACCACGCGGCATTGTGGCCGCCGCGGTCGCTGGCGCGGCGGGGCTTCGCATTGCGGATTCTGGTTATAGCAGTGCAGATGTGATCATGCCCGCCATTTTTGCGATCATTGGCGGCACGATGATTTTCCATGGGTTTTCACTGCGCCCGCTGGCGCGTGTCCTTGGCCTGACATTGTCAAATGAGCCCGTCCTCATGCTGGTCGGCGCTTCACCCTGGGTCAGTAATCTCGCCGCCACGGTGCACCGGGAAAAACTCCCCGTCCTGCTCGTTGATTACCGCTCAACCGCCTTGATGCCTGCTGCGAGGAATGGCGTGCCCACATTGCGGGCCGAAGTCCTGTCGCCCTTCGGGCAGGAGGCGTTGGAGGAGCGGCCCGGTGATTACCTGATCGCCGCCACGCCGGATGCGATTTATAATGGTTTGATCTGTGCCCATCTCGCCCCCGATATGGGGCGGCAACGTGTCTTCCAGATCAGTCCGGGTGTGTCGCGCATGGATTTCCATCACGGCCTCTCCCGCGATGCGCGGGGACGCCTGATGGGTGAGCCGTCTTGGAATTACAGTCTCTTCGAAACGCTTTATAAGAAGAACTGGCGCTTCAGATGTTTCACCGTGGATGAGGCAATTCTGCCCTCCATCGGAGTCAATACAGCACGGCTGGACCTGTTTTACGTCAAAAAGGGTGTGTCGATCACCATTTACTCCACAGAAGACGGCCCGAAGCTGAAGCCGGGAACAGGCGATCTGCTTTTCAGTTTTGTCCCACAAAGTCTGCCGGCGATACAGGAATTCGCGGGCCCGCCATCCGCGACGGCAGAAACGCCGACTAAGGACGCGTCATCCTGA
- the uvrC gene encoding excinuclease ABC subunit UvrC, translated as MSISGVKITAAELESGVATIRAALKTIPTSPGVYRMLDAKGAVLYVGKALNLKNRVTSYTRATQLPERLTRMVSMTRQMEIVTTASEADALLLEANYIKRMKPRFNILLRDDKSYPWIMLSENHPFPQVSKQRGKPKKDVTYWGPFASAWSVNQTLNLIQKSFLLRSCSDSEMATRTRPCLLYQIKRCSAPCVDRIKQDDYRVLVEEVRQFLSGKSTHLRETLATDMAEAAEAQDYERAAMIRDRIRAFSGLQDSGVINPASLHDADIFAIWQDAGQCCVEVFFIRAGRNNGNRALFPVQTDEESREDILSAFLLQFYDSKPPPELILLNQPLSEPALVASALSKAAGHRVEIMVPQRGEKRSVVLHAEQNAREALGRRLAESAGTQHLLSETARVFHLETPPERIEVYDNSHISGRHAYGVMIVGGPEGFHRRDYRKFSIKSVLTPGDDYAMMREVMERRFRKTSDAEASRKYARMPDILLIDGGQGQYNIVKKVLEELGVEGVKLVSIAKGPDRDAGREWFFTDDQPPFQLPEKDPVLYYLQRLRDEAHRFAITTHRASRSGAIRKSELDRIEGIGPVRKKALLAHFGSARAVKQAGLTELTQAKGINMETARLVFSHFHPDTEI; from the coding sequence ATGAGCATTAGCGGCGTCAAAATAACAGCGGCGGAACTGGAAAGCGGGGTCGCCACCATCCGCGCGGCGTTGAAGACGATCCCGACATCGCCCGGCGTTTATCGCATGCTCGATGCAAAAGGCGCCGTCCTCTACGTCGGAAAAGCGCTCAACCTCAAAAATCGCGTCACATCCTACACGCGTGCGACGCAATTGCCGGAGAGGCTGACGCGCATGGTCTCCATGACGCGGCAGATGGAAATCGTCACGACGGCGTCTGAGGCGGACGCTTTGTTGCTTGAGGCGAATTACATCAAGCGGATGAAGCCGCGCTTCAATATCCTGCTAAGGGACGATAAATCCTATCCATGGATTATGCTGTCAGAAAATCATCCGTTCCCGCAGGTCAGCAAGCAGCGGGGCAAGCCCAAAAAGGACGTGACCTATTGGGGGCCTTTCGCTTCGGCCTGGTCCGTCAATCAAACTCTGAACCTGATTCAGAAGAGCTTCCTGCTGCGCTCATGTAGCGATAGTGAGATGGCGACGCGGACGCGCCCCTGTCTGCTTTACCAAATCAAGCGCTGTTCTGCCCCCTGCGTCGATCGCATCAAGCAGGATGATTATCGCGTCCTGGTCGAGGAAGTGCGCCAGTTTCTGTCCGGTAAAAGCACTCATCTGCGTGAGACCCTTGCGACGGACATGGCGGAAGCGGCCGAGGCGCAGGATTATGAGCGCGCGGCGATGATCCGCGACCGCATCCGGGCCTTTTCCGGCTTACAGGATTCAGGCGTTATCAACCCGGCTTCCCTCCATGATGCGGATATTTTCGCGATCTGGCAGGATGCGGGCCAATGCTGCGTCGAGGTGTTCTTCATCCGGGCCGGACGTAATAATGGCAATCGCGCGCTTTTCCCCGTTCAGACGGATGAGGAAAGCCGGGAAGACATTCTTTCCGCGTTTCTGCTGCAATTTTACGACAGCAAGCCCCCGCCCGAGCTCATCCTTCTGAACCAACCACTCAGTGAACCAGCCCTCGTGGCCAGTGCCCTGTCGAAAGCGGCAGGACACCGTGTGGAGATCATGGTGCCGCAGCGCGGCGAGAAGCGTTCAGTCGTCCTCCATGCAGAGCAGAATGCGCGTGAGGCTCTCGGGCGGCGTTTGGCTGAGAGTGCGGGCACACAGCATCTTTTAAGTGAGACGGCGCGGGTCTTTCATTTGGAGACGCCGCCTGAACGGATTGAGGTCTATGATAACTCCCATATTTCCGGCCGCCATGCTTACGGGGTGATGATCGTCGGCGGCCCGGAGGGATTTCACCGGCGCGATTATCGGAAATTCTCCATCAAATCAGTCCTGACGCCGGGCGATGATTACGCCATGATGCGGGAGGTCATGGAGCGTCGCTTCCGGAAAACCAGTGACGCGGAGGCCAGTCGCAAATATGCCCGGATGCCGGATATATTGCTGATTGATGGCGGGCAGGGACAATATAATATCGTCAAAAAAGTGCTGGAGGAGCTCGGGGTTGAGGGGGTCAAACTCGTCTCAATCGCGAAAGGGCCGGATCGGGATGCCGGGCGCGAATGGTTTTTCACGGATGACCAGCCCCCCTTCCAGCTTCCGGAAAAGGACCCGGTTCTCTATTACCTCCAGCGCCTGCGCGATGAAGCGCATCGTTTCGCAATCACGACTCACCGCGCCAGCCGTTCCGGCGCGATCCGTAAATCTGAGCTGGATCGCATTGAAGGGATCGGACCCGTTCGCAAGAAGGCGCTTCTGGCGCATTTCGGCTCAGCACGCGCGGTGAAGCAGGCCGGTCTGACGGAACTGACTCAGGCCAAGGGCATTAATATGGAGACGGCGCGCCTGGTTTTCAGCCATTTCCATCCCGACACTGAAATATGA
- a CDS encoding response regulator transcription factor yields the protein MPGLRSVLLVDDDDSLRSLLIEQLRQEGEFEFSQASTIAQASAFISSESARVEIILLDVTLPDGDGRDFCKQLRQDGVRVPILMLTGSDEEGDVIRGLDSGANDYIAKPFRVAELLARIRAQLRLFESSEDAVFSIGPYLFRPSTKLLHDERSGRRIRLTEKEAAILKFLYRAGARPIARQILLNEVWGYNAAVTTHTLETHIYRLRQKIEPDPAQASILVTETGGYRLVTAPSARPLRVS from the coding sequence ATGCCTGGTTTACGCTCCGTTTTGCTTGTCGACGACGATGACTCGCTCCGCTCACTCCTTATCGAACAGCTTCGGCAGGAAGGGGAGTTCGAATTTTCTCAAGCATCGACAATTGCTCAGGCAAGTGCGTTCATCTCATCGGAAAGCGCACGTGTCGAGATTATCCTCCTAGACGTCACATTGCCGGACGGTGATGGACGTGACTTCTGTAAGCAGCTTCGTCAGGACGGGGTTCGAGTCCCGATCCTGATGCTGACAGGTTCTGACGAAGAGGGGGACGTGATACGCGGCCTCGATTCGGGCGCGAATGATTACATTGCAAAGCCCTTCCGCGTGGCGGAACTCCTCGCACGAATCCGCGCCCAGCTTCGGTTGTTTGAAAGCAGTGAAGATGCTGTTTTCAGCATCGGGCCCTATTTATTCCGCCCTTCAACGAAACTCCTCCATGATGAGCGGAGTGGCCGCCGCATCCGCCTGACTGAAAAAGAGGCGGCGATTCTCAAATTTCTTTACCGTGCCGGGGCGCGGCCGATCGCGCGGCAGATCCTGCTCAATGAAGTGTGGGGTTATAATGCGGCCGTGACGACCCACACGCTTGAGACGCATATCTATCGCCTGCGCCAGAAAATCGAACCCGACCCCGCTCAGGCATCGATCCTGGTGACGGAAACAGGTGGGTATCGCCTCGTCACAGCACCTTCAGCACGCCCCCTGCGCGTCTCCTGA
- the pgsA gene encoding CDP-diacylglycerol--glycerol-3-phosphate 3-phosphatidyltransferase yields the protein MLTDLPNILTLTRIATIPFLVVSIALQNNAASAVGCVIYIIACVTDYFDGMLARRWKQNSEIGRMMDPIADKLLVGALLMALAGYGRLVEGSVFAAIIILIREILISGLREYMASQDQTLPSSRLAKWKTGIQMIAIGFLMAGSANGAWQVTSFGSALQLGALMLWLSVIPTVLSGWRYLTTGVTYMLGVTNRERLSR from the coding sequence ATGCTGACTGACCTTCCGAACATTTTGACTTTGACGCGAATCGCGACAATCCCTTTCCTGGTTGTCAGCATCGCGTTGCAGAACAATGCGGCCAGTGCTGTCGGATGCGTCATCTATATTATCGCCTGTGTGACAGATTACTTTGACGGGATGCTGGCGCGGCGTTGGAAGCAGAATTCCGAGATCGGTCGGATGATGGACCCGATCGCGGACAAGCTTCTTGTCGGGGCGCTGTTGATGGCGCTGGCCGGTTATGGCCGGTTGGTGGAGGGCTCCGTCTTTGCGGCCATTATCATTCTGATACGTGAAATCCTGATCAGTGGATTGCGGGAATATATGGCCAGCCAGGACCAGACACTCCCATCCTCCCGCCTCGCGAAATGGAAAACCGGCATACAGATGATCGCGATCGGATTTCTGATGGCCGGAAGCGCCAATGGCGCGTGGCAGGTCACTTCATTCGGCTCCGCCCTGCAATTGGGGGCACTTATGCTGTGGCTCTCCGTCATTCCGACGGTGCTCAGCGGGTGGCGCTATCTGACAACCGGTGTGACATATATGCTCGGCGTGACAAACCGGGAGAGACTGAGCCGTTGA
- a CDS encoding L,D-transpeptidase family protein: MTTRQSFRFFHDNYAHLRTRYCRSRLFYRGYVFPASIGENGLTCCKGEGDLATPVGVLPLRRVFYRADRTHPPETGLPCRAIRPDDGWCDDPESLTYNRLIQRPHAARHETLMRDDHAYDIVAVLGWNDDPPKPGQGSAIFLHQKPQSGVTAGCIALSPRDLRYFLSLNPKGIIVHPSG; encoded by the coding sequence GTGACAACACGACAAAGTTTTCGATTTTTTCACGACAATTACGCGCATTTACGGACTCGGTATTGCCGGTCGCGCCTCTTCTATAGAGGGTATGTTTTTCCGGCTTCCATTGGGGAAAATGGTCTGACGTGCTGCAAAGGCGAGGGTGATCTCGCGACTCCAGTCGGAGTCCTTCCGCTCCGACGCGTATTTTACCGTGCAGATCGGACCCATCCCCCCGAGACGGGTCTGCCCTGCCGCGCCATCAGGCCGGATGATGGCTGGTGTGATGACCCTGAAAGCTTAACCTATAACCGCCTCATCCAGCGCCCCCATGCGGCGCGTCATGAGACGCTCATGCGGGATGACCACGCTTATGACATCGTGGCCGTGCTGGGCTGGAATGACGACCCGCCCAAGCCGGGACAGGGCTCCGCAATATTCCTGCATCAAAAGCCCCAAAGCGGTGTGACAGCCGGGTGCATCGCCCTTTCGCCACGTGATCTGCGTTATTTCCTCAGTCTCAATCCGAAGGGAATCATCGTCCATCCTTCAGGATGA